The Sparus aurata chromosome 10, fSpaAur1.1, whole genome shotgun sequence genome includes the window TCTTCAGGATGTCCGCTGGACTTGCGCAGGGTTGCGAAGAATTCATGCCTGGCGGGAAAGTCAGACATTCACAAGATATTTTCCTCACACAGACACTTTTAATAAAGAgggattcatttattttgcagaCAAATTTACCTTACCTTCCTCTTTTTTGCTCATTTGTGTCCTCTTATCTGGCTTTGTCCTACTGTCCGGGTGATGTTTACTGGAGTAGACTGTGGGTTGTTTTTTAAGGAGTAAAACATCTTCCTCTGCTGGGGCCCTGTGCTGGTCCCTGGTGAAGCTTGAAACTTTCCTTCCATTCTCTGGATGACCCTCCTTTCTGCTGTATTGAGGCCTGAATGACTCTTTGTCCCTCTCTTTTCTATCTtgagtttgtctgttttctttatcACCTGCGCTTTGCCtgatttgtcttttgtgttcCACTTTGTGTCCCATCTGTTGATCAAGATGACCGGTTTCAGCCTGTTGTtctctcccctcatctctctgACTCCTTGAGGCTTCATGTAGAATAAAAAAAGTTATATGTTGATTATTTATCTGTAAATGCTACATGCTTTGAGGATTGCTCTATGCAATTTTGTGATCTTACCTCTGTACAAGAGCAGATATGCAGTGCAGGATCTGTTGAACATACATATTGAAGTTATTGTTTGCACGAAACAGCAAAAAGATGAGAACATACAATAAAGATTTCCAGATAGACGATAGAATATATTGTAGACATTGCCATTAGAGTCTCACCATAAGGTTTGACTTGGCACTTAAGCTGTTCTGAAGCTTTCAATCATATCACATGATCTTCTCAACAACTTTAGAGGTGATATTTGGAGAATATGGACAAAGTCTTCCACTATCCCATTAAAACTGGGCAAACAAACCATGTCTGTGGATGACTTTGAGAAGCAATTGACAGCCCTGACACCTTGTGGTAACATTGTCTTGTCAACTATGTCAGATTTGATCAAATGGAAATAATTGAACATTTACTTGTGAGTCCTGGTTTGTGCAAATGGTTGTTCTTTAACCTGCAAAAACAAGAGCAATGTTCAACAAACATCAATCTAAAATTGCAATTCTGTGACGTTTGTCAAACTGATGGATGAGTTGAATTGACCCTGACCTTTCTGACATGAGCGTCATCAAACTCATACCAGGTGTTGTCCTCAGACAGGACGGTGGTTGTGTAATGTCCACCTCTTATACTGCCCATGTGATCCACCATCCCATGCAGTTTGAACGTCTTGTTCTACAACGAAGAACACAGTCAGGAACatgaaaagattttaaaagcaGTTAAGACCATTGAAATGAAAACTCAAGAACTACTTTTCCTTACCTTCAACTGTAATTCACGTGGCACTTCCACACAGCAGTCTGATTTGAAATATGACATGGTGCTGTAGTCGATGTCAAATCTCTTGAGGAGAAGTATCAAGTTCTGGGGGAACTTTGTCATCTTACATccctaaaaaacacaaaaggtatgattgtaaaaaaatattaaaagggTTCATTTGTGATGCTGCAATCAGTCCAATCCCACAGGTATTTTGAACGACCTTATAATGTTGGAAAATCACTGCCACTTTCCTGCAATTTTACCAATCACGTTGATTTCCAATGGGTTCCACCAATCATAATAGTCCCCTGTGCAAATCGTTGAGCCATACATGTACATCAGCTAACCTTTCTAGTTTGACAATTTTCTTTTGGTCTTGCTATTTCActgcaaaaaacacatctaaaaatATTACAACATGCATCACAGCATTTTCAGAAAAGCTGATGTGAAACCAGACATTTTTGCTGCAAAAAACCCCTGAGAACATTTGTTCAAGTCAGTTGATGATTG containing:
- the LOC115590553 gene encoding ubiquitin carboxyl-terminal hydrolase 47-like isoform X1, with product MSDSRKRPLEEGIAASEKRKQKVTQPQRLHYGLYNQGNTCHLNSVLQVLFMTTDFHDRLDPQKTTDKELRNIFKKLKETTCGTENITKAFDIKNVNQQSDAAESLQFILQKVSPRASKVFQGELTYSTKCFEGHIINEETNPFWTLPLPLKDTQDSTFSVESGFERIFQTKTLIGDNMVYCNECEKKRKATSGCKMTKFPQNLILLLKRFDIDYSTMSYFKSDCCVEVPRELQLKNKTFKLHGMVDHMGSIRGGHYTTTVLSEDNTWYEFDDAHVRKVKEQPFAQTRTHKSCTAYLLLYRASRSQRDEGREQQAETGHLDQQMGHKVEHKRQIRQSAGDKENRQTQDRKERDKESFRPQYSRKEGHPENGRKVSSFTRDQHRAPAEEDVLLLKKQPTVYSSKHHPDSRTKPDKRTQMSKKEEGMNSSQPCASPADILKNPLVIGLIVVGVVVLVLIVILPITLATPNQP
- the LOC115590553 gene encoding ubiquitin carboxyl-terminal hydrolase 47-like isoform X2, producing the protein MSDSRKRPLEEGIAASEKRKQKVTQPQRLHYGLYNQGNTCHLNSVLQVLFMTTDFHDRLDPQKTTDKELRNIFKKLKETTCGTENITKAFDIKNVNQQSDAAESLQFILQKVSPRASKVFQGELTYSTKCFEGHIINEETNPFWTLPLPLKDTQDSTFSVESGFERIFQTKTLIGDNMVYCNECEKKRKATSGCKMTKFPQNLILLLKRFDIDYSTMSYFKSDCCVEVPRELQLKNKTFKLHGMVDHMGSIRGGHYTTTVLSEDNTWYEFDDAHVRKVKEQPFAQTRTHKSCTAYLLLYRASRSQRDEGREQQAETGHLDQQMGHKVEHKRQIRQSAGDKENRQTQDRKERDKESFRPQYSRKEGHPENGRKVSSFTRDQHRAPAEEDVLLLKKQPTVYSSKHHPDSRTKPDKRTQMSKKEEGKA